In Salinibaculum sp. SYNS191, the genomic window GCCACAACCTGCTCGAAGTCGTCGACCAGGGCGACTACTGGAGCGTGTACGTGGAGACGGCCTGAGCCCGCGACGGGCTCGTTCCCGGAGATTACCATGAGTGAACACATCGTCATCGTCGGCGGCGGCACCGGCGGCACAGTACTGGCGAATCGACTCGCAGACAAACTCGGCGCGGAGATAGACAGCGGTGACGTCCAGGTGACGATGGTCACGGACAGCCAGGACCACGTCTACAAGCCAATCTGGCTGTACGTCCCCTTCGGGAAGAAGGACCCGGCCGACGCACGGCGTCCGGTCGCAGAACTGGTCGACCGTCGCGTCGACATCACCTACGACCGCGTCACTGGCATCGACACGGACGACAAGCAGCTCTCGCTGGCCGACGGCCCAGCGATGGCCTACGACCACCTCACGCTCGCGATGGGCGTCGAACTCGTCCCCGACGAGGTTCCCGGCCTGAAAGAGGGCGGCCACCACTTCTACGGCGAGGACGGTGCCACCGAACTCCGCGACGCGATGGCCGAGTTCACCGAAGGCCACCTCGTCCTGAGCGTCATCGGCGTGCCCCACATGTGCCCGGCCGCACCCGTGGAGTTCGTGCTGATGGCCGACGACTGGCTGCGCAAGCGCGGCGTCCGCGACGACGTCGAGATAACGTACACCTACCCCATCCAGCGCGCCCACGGCATCCAGTCCGTCGCGGACTGGGCGACCGAGGAGTTCGAGGAGAAGGACATCAACGTCCAGACGTTCTTCAACGCCGACGAGGTCGACCCTGAAGAGAAGGTGCTGCACTCGATGGAGGGCAAGGAACTCGACTACGACCTGCTGGTCGGCATCCCGCCCCACACCGGCAGCGAACTCGTCACCGAGGCCGGACTCGGCGACGGCGGGTGGGTCGACGTCGACAAGCACACGCTGGAAGCCACCGCGGCGGAGGACGTCTACGCCATCGGCGACGTGGCCGACGTCCCCACCAGCAAGGCCGGCAGCGTCGCCCACTACGAGGCCGGCACGGTGGCTGACCGCATCGCCAGCAAAGTCCGCGGGCAGGTCCCCACGGCGACCTACGAGGGGAAGACAGTGTGCTTCATCGAGGCTGGCATGGACGAGGCGACGTTCGTGGAGTTCGCCTACGGGAACGAACCGACCGTCCGGCCCGCCTCGACGCCGGTCCACTGGGCGAAACTCGGATACAACGAGTCCTACTGGCTGACCGCCCGGGGGCTGCTCTGAGGTGGTAGCATGAGCGACGAACAGTCACCCGAGCAGATGGACGGACAGGGCGACGGCGAGTCGGCCGCCGAGAACGAACAGGGCAA contains:
- a CDS encoding NAD(P)/FAD-dependent oxidoreductase, which gives rise to MSEHIVIVGGGTGGTVLANRLADKLGAEIDSGDVQVTMVTDSQDHVYKPIWLYVPFGKKDPADARRPVAELVDRRVDITYDRVTGIDTDDKQLSLADGPAMAYDHLTLAMGVELVPDEVPGLKEGGHHFYGEDGATELRDAMAEFTEGHLVLSVIGVPHMCPAAPVEFVLMADDWLRKRGVRDDVEITYTYPIQRAHGIQSVADWATEEFEEKDINVQTFFNADEVDPEEKVLHSMEGKELDYDLLVGIPPHTGSELVTEAGLGDGGWVDVDKHTLEATAAEDVYAIGDVADVPTSKAGSVAHYEAGTVADRIASKVRGQVPTATYEGKTVCFIEAGMDEATFVEFAYGNEPTVRPASTPVHWAKLGYNESYWLTARGLL